In the Ornithinimicrobium pratense genome, CCCGGACGCGCCGCCGCGCAAGCTGGTCTCCGACGAGGTCGTCCTGGACGTCCAAGATCTGGTCAAGCACTTCCCGCAGACGCAGGGCATCATCTTCAAGCGCACGGTGGGGCAGATCCGGGCCGTCGACGGCGTGAGCTTCCAGTTGCACAGGGGCGAGACCCTCGGCATCGTCGGCGAGTCCGGGTGCGGCAAGTCGACCCTGGCCAAGCTCCTCATGCGCCTGGAGATGCCGACCAGCGGGTCGGCCCACTTCCAGGGCAAGGACATCTACGGACTGTCCGGCTCGGCGCTGCGCAAGGTCCGCCGCAACATTCAGATCGTCTTCCAGGACCCCTACGCCTCCCTCAACCCGAGGATGACGGTCGGCGACATTGTCGGCGAGCCCTTCGACATCCACCCCGAGGTCGAGCCCAAGAGCGGGCGGCGCAGGCGGGTCCAGGAGCTGCTTGAGGTCGTCGGCCTCAGTCCTGAGCACATCAACCGCTACCCGCACCAGTTCTCCGGCGGGCAGCGGCAGCGGATCGGGATCGCCCGCGGCCTGGCGCTCAAGCCGGAGATCATCATCTGCGACGAGCCGGTCTCCGCGCTGGACGTCTCGGTGCAGGCGCAGGTGATGAACTTGCTGCAGAGCCTGCAGACCGAGTTCGGGCTGTCCTACATCTTCATCGCCCACGACCTGTCGGTGGTGCGGCACATCTCCGACCGGGTCGGCGTCATGTACCTGGGCAAGATCGCCGAGCTCGGCACCGACACCCAGATCTACGAGCACCCCGCGCACCCCTACACCCAGGCGCTGCTCTCGGCCGTGCCGGTGCCCGACCCCTCGGTCCGCGGCCAGCGCGAGCAGATCATCTTGCAGGGTGACCCGCCCAGCCCGGCCAACATCCCCAGCGGCTGCCGCTTCCGCACCCGCTGCTGGAAGGCCCAGGACATCTGCGCCCAGGAGAGCCCCGAGCTCATCGTCCGTCCCGGCATCCAGCACCCCGCCGCCTGCCACTTCGCCCAGGTCCGCGAGGACGTGGTCGTCCACCACGACTGAGCGCACGGTCGGCGGGCGACCGGGCGTGTGCTGTGCGGCGAGCGGGCGCGTCGTCTGCTTCGAACTCACCCCAGGCTGCGGCGTAACCGGTCCGCGTAGTCGCTCGCTTCGCCCACGGCATACTTCACCCGCGGCCAGAAGAAGCCCCGCAGCCCGTCGCCCTTCGTGCGGGGCACCACGTGGACGTGCAGGTGCGGCACGGACTGGCTGACCACGTTGTTCATCGCCACGAACGAGCCCTGGGCACCGAGCGCTTCGCGCACGGCCGCCGCGACGCAGCGTGCACCCGCAAACAAGGGCGCCACCAGGTGGTCGGGCAGCTCGGTCAAGGTGGGTATGTGGTCACGCGGCACCACCAGCACGTGCCCCTTGAAGACGGGCCGGGTGTCGAGGAAGGCCACGACGTCATCGGTGTCGAGCACGACCTCGGCCGGCTCGTCGCCGACGACGATGCGGCAGAAGAGGCAGGTCACCTCGTCCACGGTACTTCCCGCCCGGCTTCGCACGCGTCCGGTTCGGCACAACGTTGCCCTCGTTCGCCGGAGACCGCGCGTCCGGATCGGTTCACCCACCACGGCAGGCGACGCAGACGGTGTGGTTGGTGTCAGGATGGACGGGTGAGGCCTGACCCGGATCTGCGGCGGGACCCGGTGCTGTGGCTGCGCCGGGTCCGTCCTCGCACGCGGCTGATTCGGATGGTGCGCCGCGTCCAGCGGCATGCCCCGCACCTGTTGCTGGCCGCCGCGGCCGCCGGGATCGCCTACTTCCTGGCCAGCCTTGCCTTTGGCCCCGAGCATGCCATCTTCGCCCCGATCGCGGCGGTGGTCGCGGTGGGGCTGTCCGCCGGCCAGCGGCTGGTCCGGGCGGTGGAGATCAGCGCCGGGGTCGTCCTGGGGCTGGTGATGGCCGACGTCCTCACCCGGGTCATCGGGGCCGGCACCTGGCAGCTGGCGGTGGCGGTGCTGCTCGCGATGTCGGCGGCAGTGGCCCTCCGGGCGAGCACGCTCATGGCCAACCAGGCCGCGGTGGCGGCGGTGTTCGTGATGGTGCTGGTGCCGCTGCAGGACACGCCCCCACTCATCCGCCTGGCTGACGCCGTCATCGGTGGCCTGGTCGCGATCGGGCTCAACGCGGTGTTGGCCCCGGACCCTCACCGGGTGGCCCTGGACACATCCGAGCAGCTCCTGGACCGACTGGCCGTAGCGTACCGGCGGCTCTCCCGGGCGCTGGACGGGCGGGACTACCCGCTCGCGGAGCGGACGCTGGCCGACCTCGAGCAGCTGGAGACCTCGGGGCGGGACCTGGAGACCGCGATCGATGCGACGCGGGAGCGGATCACCTTGGGCCGCTCCCGGACCCGGGCGGCGCAGCGTCGGCGGCTGCGGCTGATGGAGCAGCTCGCGGTCCGGGCCGGGGTGATGGTCACCTCCGCCCGCTCCACGTCCCGGGCGGTGAGCACCATGGCGCGACACCGGCAGCACGCTGATCCCGCGCTGGTCACCGCCCTGGAGCAGCTCTCCCAGGCGCTGCTGGACCTGCGCAGCTGGGTCCGCGGCCAGGCCCGGATGACGGTGATCCAGGACCAGGTGCTGCGGACCGCCAGGATGGCCTCCACCATTCTGCGCACCGGGGAAGCAGCCGCGGCCGAACAGGCCCTGGCCTGGCAGGTCCGCGCCGCCTGTGTCGACATCCTGCGCGTGCTCGGCCTGTCCTACTCCGCCGCCGTGGCCGCCCTCGAGGACGCCGCCGGCCGGGCGGACCGCCCACCCACCTGACGCGAGCGATCGAGCGGTGGGGCGGGCGGACTAGCTGCGGACTGAGTCGAACACCGCGCCCCATCGGCTAGCAGCCACCCGGCGCGGCGAGCGCGGGTCGCTCATGGCACCCGGAGACCGCTCGGGCTCACGGCCCCCTGCTCACCGAGCGGCAGGTCCGGGACCTGGTGGAGCGGATGCTGCGCAGCTCGGGACGTAGGGTGGACCTCAGCAACCCCTTCCTGGACGCCAGCCTTCCCGACGGCAGCCGACTGCACGTCGCCATCCCCGACATCACCCGCCGACACTGGGCCGTCAACATCCGCAAGTTCGTGGTGGCCGCCGAGCAGTTGTCGGACCTGGTCCGGTTAGGGACCCTGACGGCCGCGGCGGCCGACTTCCTGGAGGCATCGGTCGTCGCCGGGCTCAACATCTTGGTCGCCGGGGGAACTCAGGCCGGCAAGACCACGCTCCTGAACTGTCTGGCCGCTGCCATCCCCGCGCACGAGCGGGTCGTCACGTGCGAGGAGGTCCTCGAGCTCAAGATCAACCTCTCTACCTCACATCGGTTCGCCAGCGTCTGCGCAGCAGGGGCAAGTGACAGCCGGGCGGCGGGACTGTCTGAGGTAGTGCCACGGCTCGTGGGGGGGCGACGAGGTAGGGGTGGTGCTTCGTAGGAATCGTGACCCTCGTGGTCAGTGCTTCTGCAGGCTCACGCCCATGTGGCGAGCCAATTGCGGAGTCGGCTGGGGTTGGTGAAGTGGTGCACGGATGCGCCTAGCGCGGCCGCGGCTTCGACGTTGACGCGGGTGTCGTCGACGAAGAGCAGGTTCGCGAGCGGACTGCCGAGCTGGTCCGCAGCGATGGCGAAGATTCGTGGGTCGGGCTTGGCCACGCCATGGTCGGCGGTGTTGATGACGGCGTCGAACTCGTCCTGCAGGCCGAGGCGCTCCAGATCCCGTCGCAGCCGCGTGGTCGCGTTCGTGAGCAGACCGACGCGACGTCTTGATCGCTGCTCCCGCACAATGCTGAGCACCTCATGATCCACCCGGCCCGCCGGGATAGACCATTCCTTGACCGCCTGTCGCCCGCCGCCACCGTGCGTCCTGTCGATAGCGTCTGCGATGGCGCTGCGCCAGGTCGCGTCGTCGATAGCACCGGTCACGGCCCGGTGGAGGAGATCGTGGTCGAGGAAGGCCGCTCGGGCGATGGTGCCTTCAGGAAGCCCAGCCCGACGCTCAGCGCCGCTGATGACGGCAAGATCCCATTGCCGCAGCACCCCATCCAGGTCGATGAGCAGCGCTGTCACAGCAGGCAGTGTGACACGGCCGTGCATCTGGGCCGGTTCGGATCGCGACCTCAAGGACAGGGCCGCACCAACCCGTTCACCGCCACCCAGGCTGTTCCGGACACCGACATACGATCGGCGGCAGAACCAGTGCGCTCAGGGGGTGTCGTCTTGCTCGTATCCGATGAGCCAGTGCAGGCCATAAGGGTCGATGACCTGTCCGTCAGTGGCTCCCCAGGGGCGAGCTTGTAGGTCGTCGACGATCTGGCCGCCCTGGGCGAGGTTGTGGAACCACTCTCGGAGGGTCTCAGGAGGGGCCGCGCCAAGCAGGGACAGCATCATTCCCTGGCAGCGGAACGGGGACTGGTCACCGGTCGCGTCGGCAGCGAACAGGGTGACCGGTCCGTCGGAAATGAAGCCGTGGGCGATCAAGTCGGGCGGTCCGTCCGTCCTCCCGAACTCCTCCACGGTGTGCATCTGGGCGGAGCAGCCGAAGACGTCGGCGTAGAAGCTCAGTGCCTCCCGGGCAGTGCCGGGCAGGTAGACATACGGAGCCAATGCGGTCATGGCTCGAACCCTAGTCAATTGGCCATGACGGACATCGGCATTGACGGCGCCCCGCATCCTGCCGACCGTCAGAGTCGGACGCTGTCCTAGGTTCCGTTGTTCAGACGCTGGCGACTTCCAGTGCCTGGTGGATCATGCGGTGCCCCTGCTGTTCGAACGGCTCGTCGCCCACCTGGTAGGCCCAGGCGGCAGTGCCGATCGCCTCACGCACGAGAGTGCGTTGCCACGCGGCGGGCTCCCTAGGATCGCTGCCGTAGCCTGCCAGGAACGCGGCCTCGAGGTCTGGCCGTCCTTCCCATTCCTGTCGCGCGAGTCTGGCGAGGTCGGTCAGGGCTGGGCGCAACGCCCACCGGCCGAGGTCGATCACGCGGACGCAGCCCTCGTCGTCCAGCAGCCAGTTGCGTGGCTGCCAGTCACCATGGGTCGGTACCAGCACCGCTGATGCGTGATCGTGAGTGGCGATGATGCTGCACAGTTCAGTCTCGGTCCCGACATCAATACGGTGTTCCCCATCGAGCCACCGGATCGCCTGAGCGTCCATCCGGGCCTCGCAATCCTCGCTGACGGTCGAGGCCTGCTGGTGGAAGGCTACAAGTAGTTCACCGGCTTGGCGGTAGACCTCCGGGTCACCCGCCGCGGGAGTTCCCTGGACCAGGTTGCCGGGAACAGAAGTGAGGCATATGAAATTCTGCTCGCCGTGGGCGTGCAGGAGCCGGTTGACGCGTTCCCCGTCCAGCCACGGTCCGGTCCAGTCCCTGTGCGCCGCAATCTCACGGCCAATATGGTGGTTGGTCGGCCCGGAGCTCTTAACCACCACCTCACCGACATGGGTCCTCAGGTGCAGGACGACTGTGTCCACCAAACCCCAGCTCATGTCCGTCACGACCTCTGCATCCGGAACCACCGGTCAACTGTGTGCTGCTGAGCCTGGCTGAGTGTCATGCAAGGCAATCTACGAAAGGGCCCGCGTTATGTACTTTGGGGGGTTTGTCGCCCCACCCGATGGGATGGCGGCGGACGCCGTGTTTCGGGAGTCCTTCGACAGTCGCTGGGCAAGGCAGCCCCTGGCGGCAGACATCCCAGGTTCTGGTTGTGGCAAGCAGCGGTGTCGAGGTGCTGCTGCCAGGCCTTGTTCTCGTCGTAGGAGGTGCGGTAGCGCAGGCAGCCGTGGAGGATCCCGACCCAGCGGTTGGCCAGCTGGCGCAGAGCAGCTTGATGGCCGACTCCTCGTTCTCGCAGGGCCTTGTAGTAGGCGCGTGCACCGGCTGAGCCGCGCATGGAGCAGAAGGCCCACTGCTGCAGTGCGTCGCCGAGGCGGCGGTTGCGAGCGTACCGGGCGAGCAAGACACGTCTGGTGCCGGAGGCCCTGGTGATGGGGGCGGTGCCGGCGTAGGCCTTGCGGCCCTTGGCGTCGGCGTACCGGTGCGGGTCGTCGCCGAACTCGCCCAGGATCCGGGCGCCGAGCACCACACCAAGGCCGGGCAGGCTGGTGTAGATGTCAGCGTCCCGGTGCCGGCCAAAATGCTCGGCCACCACCTGCCCGAGCGGCTCGATCTGGGCGTTCAGCACGGTGATCAGCGCCACCTCGGAGCTCACGATCGCGGCGTACGCGTCCTGGATCGGGCCGGGCTGCCGCAGCTCCGGCGCGGTCAGCACCTGCCGGATCTTCTCCGCCCGGGCGGGCACGTCGCGCCGGTTCGCCGCGGTCAACGCCCGGACGATCTTGGCCTTGGACAGCCTGGCGGCGGTGTCCGGGGCGGACGCCTGCGCCCGCAGCGCCAGGGTGTCCGGGTCGTCCAGGCCGCCGAACGCGGCCAGCGCGGCGGGAAAGAACTCCCTTAGCGCCGAACGCAGGCGCAGCACGTACCGGGTCCGGTCCCAGATCATCGACTGGTGCGCCCGGGCGCTGACCTTGACCGACTCCCCGGTCGCGCTGTCCCCGGCGACCGGGCGGTGATGGGCCCGGTCCAGGCGCACGATCTCAGCCAGCAGGTGCGCGTCCGCGGTGTCCGACTTCGCCCCAGAAGTGGAGTGCCGCTCCCGGTAGCGTGCCACCGACATCGGGTTCAACCCGTACACGGTGTACCCGGCCGCGACCAGTGCCCCGACCCACGGGCCGCGGTCGGTCTCGATACCGACGACAATTTGGGCGGCCGCCTCGGCCGGGTCCAGGTCCGCCCACTCCGGTGGTGCATGCTCAGCGACCAGGGCGTGCAGCCGGGTGATTCCGACCAGCCCCTCGGGCAGGCGTCTTCGCGCCAGGATCCGTCCCTGGTCGTCGACGAGCTCGACGTCGTGGTGGTCCTCGGCCCAGTCATACCTATGAACAACATCGCCTTTCCTCCTGCGCCCCGTCGCGTTCCGTTGTCAGCAGCAGCGTGGAGGAGGACTTCCGCCGATCTAATGTCAAGTGCTCACCCGAACGATCTGAGGGCACGTCATCCCAGCAGCGGTCACGCCTCCTCACGACCAGCGGGCGCACGGTCTGCCGCAAGACCTCGACGATCAGATTCGAAGAGTGCTGACCCGCCCGCCGCTACCGGAACCGAGCCTGCCAGAGGATCGGTACAACCCATTAGATGAGTGTGTCGCCGGGGTGGGCACGGGCAGGTCCGATGGGTGCGGTGGGTGATCTAGTGAGATGGAAAACGGGCACACTTGGCGGCCTCGATCTGCTTCAGTGGCCCAGTGAATATCACACAGGTAACGCCGAGCGTTGACCAACTTCCCACCCTTGCCAACCGGTTGAGTCTCTGGCAGGAGGACCCCTGGGTCGGTCACGTGCACCCGGGTGATCTCGGCTGGCACTCGTCTGTCGGACCCGAGCAGATGGCTCGTGACCTGCGGGTCTGGGTCCTCGACGGTGAGCCCATCGCGCTGGGGATGCTCGACGGGTCCGAGGTCCTGCGGATGACGATCGCTCCAGAGTTCGTCAACGATCGGGTCATAGCTCGCCAGCTCGCAGTTGACCTCAACGATGCGGAGGCGGGGGTGTTTGCGGGCGACAATGCCATCGTGGAAGCGCGCGGTGCGGCTGCGCTGGGCGAGGTTCTGAAAGCGGGCGGGTGGGTCGATGACGAGCCATGGACGCCGATGAACCTGGACCTCACCGGCACGCTGGACATAACGCGCTTAAATAACTCGGGCCTTCGGATCGAGGAGGTCGGCCCGGAGGCCGCCCATGCCTGGACGAGCACTCACTGGTCTGCTTTCAAGGGAACACCATTCGATGACGATTCTCGGGCCCGATTCGTCCAGCGGTGGACGCGGATGATGACCGGGCCGTTCGCCGACCGTGCCCACAGCCTTGTCGCCTACGACGCCGAAGGCACGCCGGTAGCCGTGACCACTGTGTGGACCGCCGGCGAAGGCAGGCCGGGACTCATCGAGCCGATGGGGGTGCACGGTGATCACCACGGAAAGGGCTATGGCGTCGCGATCACGATTGCTGGCGCCAGGACCCTCCAGCAGCAAGGAGCAACTTCTGCGGCTGTCGTTGCGGAGGATTCGAATCCCGCCGCCTTGGCCACCTACCTCTCCGCTGGCTTCCTCCCTCTCGGAACAGCCACCGACCTCAAGCGCCCGTAAGCCGCTCTCACCACGAATGTCCGCCCATCGCCACGACCGGTCAGCGGCAGAACAGGATTTCGCGTGAGCCAACGCGTGACCGCAGGCGTTCTGCCGTCACCGCGGCCACCCGAGTCATTCAGGGCGAAGGTGTGTCGAGTGCTCAGCCGCAGCGCCGTGAACGCAATGACTGCTTGGACGTGCCTGGTGTCAGGGGCGCCGCCGCCCTGCACGCAATCCGGCTCGACAGGTCCCGTCTTCGGCCGCGCGAAGGTATGAGGGTGCAGCGTCTTTGGCGGCCCTATTCGAAAAGTCGTAGTCGGAGGTAGGTTGGACCTTCCGGGCTCAAGGAGGTCATGATGGGTTCACGCTTCAGGGCGCTGTACGCGCTGCTGGCCTTCACTCTGGTCGTTTGGGCTTTCATGTGGCCAGCAGTCCTGCCGCTCATCCTCCTTGTCGGGCTCGCTCTCATCGCGGGTGTTCACGCACTGGTCGCCATGGACGTTCGGAGCGGCTCCCCAGGGCAGGGGATGGAACAGCGCATCGACGTGGCGCGGTCGCGCTACCCCAGCGTGTCAAGAGACAATTGGACTTCCCTGTAGGCGGCATGATCGCGCACTAGGTTTCGTGAAGTAGTGTCAATGCGCCGCGGAGTGCGGCAAAGTTGTCCGTGGTGTCGATTACGGTCCGGGAACCGTCGCGCTCGAGGTTCCAGGGCACCCATCCGTCCTGCTGAACGTCTCTCCACGCTGGAACGCGGTGGTCGGGGATATCGGGCGTGCGGTTCTCGACCCGACGGCGGTGCTCGTCCTCATCCGTCAACGACGTCTCGATGACGATGAGCTTGGCCCCTGCCGCGTATGCGGTGGACCTCCAACCGACGCGGGCTTCGGGAACCGGGTTCACTGCGTCGACGATCACACTGCTACGAGTAACAGGTTGGAAGCAGCGAGCTCGTGGATGACGACGTTACCCATCTGCACCGACGTCGTCGCGCAGGCGGCCCAAGGCCGTCTCGACCCCGTCCACGCGTAGATAGCAGGCGCGTGTGGCAGCGGCCAGCCCCTTGGCCAGTGTGGTCTTCCCCGTTCCAGGTCGGCCAGCGACCACAAGCAACCACGGACAACTCACGGGCTCTACCGCTCCAGTCTCAACCCTTCCCGACACCCTCCCCATTCAACCAGCCGTGGGAGACCACCTAGCTCGGCACGATCACGACCCGCGGCATGAGAGTGCCCTTGTCGGGGCGTCATCTGCGGAACTGGCGGGGCCGTGCAGGTCGTGCATGGAGTGAGCTAGGGATGCACGCACTTGAGGCGGGAAGATGCTCTTCTACTGCCAGGGGTCCTCGTCGTAGACCTGGAAGAGGTTGTCGACAGGAGAGCCGGGACACAGTCGGGCCCACTCATCAGCGAGCTCTCCGCTGTTGGCTCTGGACCCTCCGCCATAGGCCGCGTCGGCCCCTGGCTCGGCGATCATGATCTCGACCTCGGGGAAGGTCGCGTAGATGCCCGCCCCGCCCTGGTGGTCACCCCGATGGCCTCGTGCGTTCGGAAGGACCAGCCCCGTGCGCACACCGTCGTGGTTGATCACAGCACAACCGTCGTCCGTGAAGGTCACCCTGCCCTCGAGGAGTGCCGCGTCGCCCCCTTGTTCGGGGTCCCACACGAATGTCGGCACGTCGTACCAACCAAGGTCGGCAGCAGTGGGAAGCCGGGTCGGCACCGCAGCGTCGGGGGGTGCCGGCTCCGTTGCCGAGGGGCCATGTGCTGGTTCGTCGTTGACCATGACGACTTCCGGACCGTCGTAGGCGCCGCAAGTTGCAGTCCAGGACTCGTTCGGGTCGACCCAGCCCCCGGCGTAGCTGAGCGGTTGACCCTCGACCCCGTACAGATCACCGTGTTCGTCAATGACGGCCCGTGCACCGTTGCTGTAGCGAATGCCGGTGGCGTTGGGGAACACCAGAGGAAGCGCCTTGTCCTCCTGACCGGGCTGGTAGAGCATCGTGCAACCTTCGTCGGTGAACCCCAGATGGCCAGTGACTCCTGCGTCCATTCCGCCGTCGCGGCCCCACTCATAGGTCGGGACGTCGAACGTCACGGCACCCTCCGGCAGCTCTGCAGGGCCAGTGTTCTGCCCGCACCCAGCGAGCAGCCCGACCAAGGCAACGCCCACAATGGGGCCGACAGCTGATGTCCGCATCGTTCACTCCTCGCTGACCCGCCCGATGTAAGTTCAGACGCGGCACCGCGCATCTGAGTTCCCGAGCCCAATATGCCAGCACGGCCCGAACTCCCCCGACGGCGGCAGAGA is a window encoding:
- a CDS encoding ABC transporter ATP-binding protein; this translates as MVSDEVVLDVQDLVKHFPQTQGIIFKRTVGQIRAVDGVSFQLHRGETLGIVGESGCGKSTLAKLLMRLEMPTSGSAHFQGKDIYGLSGSALRKVRRNIQIVFQDPYASLNPRMTVGDIVGEPFDIHPEVEPKSGRRRRVQELLEVVGLSPEHINRYPHQFSGGQRQRIGIARGLALKPEIIICDEPVSALDVSVQAQVMNLLQSLQTEFGLSYIFIAHDLSVVRHISDRVGVMYLGKIAELGTDTQIYEHPAHPYTQALLSAVPVPDPSVRGQREQIILQGDPPSPANIPSGCRFRTRCWKAQDICAQESPELIVRPGIQHPAACHFAQVREDVVVHHD
- a CDS encoding HIT family protein, which produces MDEVTCLFCRIVVGDEPAEVVLDTDDVVAFLDTRPVFKGHVLVVPRDHIPTLTELPDHLVAPLFAGARCVAAAVREALGAQGSFVAMNNVVSQSVPHLHVHVVPRTKGDGLRGFFWPRVKYAVGEASDYADRLRRSLG
- a CDS encoding FUSC family protein, which encodes MRPDPDLRRDPVLWLRRVRPRTRLIRMVRRVQRHAPHLLLAAAAAGIAYFLASLAFGPEHAIFAPIAAVVAVGLSAGQRLVRAVEISAGVVLGLVMADVLTRVIGAGTWQLAVAVLLAMSAAVALRASTLMANQAAVAAVFVMVLVPLQDTPPLIRLADAVIGGLVAIGLNAVLAPDPHRVALDTSEQLLDRLAVAYRRLSRALDGRDYPLAERTLADLEQLETSGRDLETAIDATRERITLGRSRTRAAQRRRLRLMEQLAVRAGVMVTSARSTSRAVSTMARHRQHADPALVTALEQLSQALLDLRSWVRGQARMTVIQDQVLRTARMASTILRTGEAAAAEQALAWQVRAACVDILRVLGLSYSAAVAALEDAAGRADRPPT
- a CDS encoding HAD family hydrolase, with product MTALLIDLDGVLRQWDLAVISGAERRAGLPEGTIARAAFLDHDLLHRAVTGAIDDATWRSAIADAIDRTHGGGGRQAVKEWSIPAGRVDHEVLSIVREQRSRRRVGLLTNATTRLRRDLERLGLQDEFDAVINTADHGVAKPDPRIFAIAADQLGSPLANLLFVDDTRVNVEAAAALGASVHHFTNPSRLRNWLATWA
- a CDS encoding VOC family protein, with translation MTALAPYVYLPGTAREALSFYADVFGCSAQMHTVEEFGRTDGPPDLIAHGFISDGPVTLFAADATGDQSPFRCQGMMLSLLGAAPPETLREWFHNLAQGGQIVDDLQARPWGATDGQVIDPYGLHWLIGYEQDDTP
- a CDS encoding phosphotransferase, with the protein product MSWGLVDTVVLHLRTHVGEVVVKSSGPTNHHIGREIAAHRDWTGPWLDGERVNRLLHAHGEQNFICLTSVPGNLVQGTPAAGDPEVYRQAGELLVAFHQQASTVSEDCEARMDAQAIRWLDGEHRIDVGTETELCSIIATHDHASAVLVPTHGDWQPRNWLLDDEGCVRVIDLGRWALRPALTDLARLARQEWEGRPDLEAAFLAGYGSDPREPAAWQRTLVREAIGTAAWAYQVGDEPFEQQGHRMIHQALEVASV
- a CDS encoding GNAT family N-acetyltransferase: MNITQVTPSVDQLPTLANRLSLWQEDPWVGHVHPGDLGWHSSVGPEQMARDLRVWVLDGEPIALGMLDGSEVLRMTIAPEFVNDRVIARQLAVDLNDAEAGVFAGDNAIVEARGAAALGEVLKAGGWVDDEPWTPMNLDLTGTLDITRLNNSGLRIEEVGPEAAHAWTSTHWSAFKGTPFDDDSRARFVQRWTRMMTGPFADRAHSLVAYDAEGTPVAVTTVWTAGEGRPGLIEPMGVHGDHHGKGYGVAITIAGARTLQQQGATSAAVVAEDSNPAALATYLSAGFLPLGTATDLKRP
- a CDS encoding AAA family ATPase; this translates as MGRVSGRVETGAVEPVSCPWLLVVAGRPGTGKTTLAKGLAAATRACYLRVDGVETALGRLRDDVGADG